A stretch of the Methylacidiphilum caldifontis genome encodes the following:
- the pdxA gene encoding 4-hydroxythreonine-4-phosphate dehydrogenase PdxA, with amino-acid sequence MLHIPTIGITLGDPAGIGPEIVDKALKCNKIPKRFDYRVIGPKAKFEPGKLTPFSASAAWEALEEAYELWRKKEIQAIVTSPIHKENLFQIGFPYPGQTEFFASKTGVPLENVVMAMSSSKINLSLLSTHLSLFKAIKSINKNKIQLASVLLFEFLKKIKKKSKFKIAVAGLNPHCGEKGNFGNEEDEIFVPAINELREKGFPIYGPISPDSVFREALIGKYDGVVASYHDQGLIPFKLVSFYSGVNVTLGLPLIRTSPDHGVALDIAGKNKADPRSLIAAIKLACKLIHKENYS; translated from the coding sequence ATGCTGCATATTCCCACAATTGGAATTACACTGGGCGATCCTGCGGGAATAGGCCCTGAAATCGTCGATAAGGCCTTGAAATGCAATAAAATCCCTAAGCGGTTTGACTACAGAGTGATAGGCCCAAAAGCAAAGTTTGAACCAGGAAAACTTACCCCTTTTTCAGCTTCCGCTGCATGGGAAGCTTTGGAAGAAGCTTATGAGCTTTGGAGAAAAAAAGAAATACAAGCTATAGTCACCTCTCCGATTCATAAAGAAAACCTCTTTCAGATAGGCTTTCCTTACCCTGGCCAAACCGAATTTTTTGCTTCAAAGACGGGTGTACCTCTTGAAAACGTGGTCATGGCCATGTCGAGTTCAAAAATTAATCTATCGTTATTATCCACTCATCTTAGCCTATTTAAGGCGATCAAATCGATAAACAAAAACAAAATACAGCTTGCATCGGTTTTACTTTTCGAATTTTTGAAAAAAATAAAGAAAAAATCGAAATTCAAAATAGCCGTTGCAGGACTCAACCCTCACTGCGGAGAAAAAGGGAATTTTGGCAATGAAGAGGATGAAATCTTTGTTCCAGCCATCAATGAGCTCAGGGAAAAAGGTTTTCCTATCTATGGACCCATTTCTCCAGATTCCGTGTTCAGAGAAGCCCTAATTGGCAAATACGACGGTGTGGTTGCCTCTTATCACGATCAAGGATTAATTCCCTTCAAACTCGTATCCTTTTATTCAGGAGTTAATGTCACCCTTGGATTGCCATTAATCAGGACATCTCCAGACCATGGCGTAGCTCTTGATATTGCAGGTAAAAATAAAGCCGACCCAAGGAGTCTAATCGCAGCCATTAAATTAG
- a CDS encoding peptidylprolyl isomerase, translated as MFSQSQASDGIAAIVNDKVITFSQVRKQVEPNEAVLRETYQGPELVDRIKEARLSALRALIDRELIIQDFKSKKYAIPDSFIESRVRDIIRTQFDGDRIAFIRTLQANGVSEEQYKQQLLEQIIVQAMRMKNVSEPVIISPYQIEKYYQDHIAQFFEPPQVKLRIIFLQKTSFKDKRATVDGQLEEYDPAKETATELLSKLQLGADFAELARTYSEGPKRMDGGDLGWVTKDSLRPEIADAAFSMYPGQTSGVIETIDGYYIIRLEDKRKGRLKPLADVRTQIEGLLIQEQRQKLQQQWIDNLKAKAFIKMF; from the coding sequence TTGTTCTCTCAAAGCCAGGCTAGCGATGGTATTGCTGCTATTGTTAATGACAAGGTCATCACCTTTTCTCAAGTGAGGAAACAGGTAGAGCCTAATGAAGCGGTATTGAGAGAGACATACCAGGGACCTGAACTGGTTGACCGGATAAAAGAAGCACGCCTAAGTGCCTTGAGGGCACTCATCGATAGAGAACTGATTATTCAGGATTTTAAAAGCAAAAAATATGCTATTCCTGACTCCTTCATTGAATCCCGGGTCAGGGACATTATCCGAACACAATTTGATGGGGATAGGATCGCCTTTATCAGGACATTGCAGGCAAACGGCGTAAGTGAAGAACAATATAAACAACAGCTCTTGGAGCAGATCATTGTTCAAGCCATGAGAATGAAAAACGTCTCTGAACCTGTAATCATTTCACCATACCAGATCGAGAAATACTACCAAGATCACATTGCTCAATTTTTTGAGCCTCCTCAGGTAAAACTCAGGATTATTTTCTTACAAAAAACCTCTTTTAAGGATAAACGCGCCACAGTCGATGGCCAATTGGAAGAATATGATCCGGCAAAAGAAACGGCAACTGAACTCCTAAGCAAGCTTCAGTTGGGAGCTGATTTCGCTGAGTTGGCGAGGACTTACTCCGAAGGGCCAAAAAGAATGGATGGTGGAGATTTAGGTTGGGTAACAAAAGACAGTTTGCGTCCTGAAATAGCAGATGCAGCTTTTTCCATGTATCCAGGACAAACAAGTGGAGTTATAGAAACGATTGACGGTTATTATATCATCAGGCTTGAGGACAAGCGCAAAGGCAGACTCAAGCCTCTTGCCGATGTTCGAACGCAAATTGAAGGTCTTCTCATTCAAGAACAACGACAAAAACTGCAACAACAATGGATAGATAATTTAAAAGCGAAAGCTTTTATAAAAATGTTTTAA
- the mfd gene encoding transcription-repair coupling factor has translation MTFSFEKWLDHPLLKQHHQHLFEQSNWRIDSLPISAQSFLLASFLHEYHTPLLLIAENIKKTNELALGLECWGQPYLILPEIEPASTGVLVDPTLLAERLRTAYRLLDFSSGAIITTEQAIAEALPSPGLLKEKRQPIRVGDTLDRSILMEKLIDAGYERVDTVDCRGQFTVRGAIIDIFCWDSLYPLRTEWEGNRIVSLRQFNPITQRSFKPIAESFVCFFNIEEIEKGKSSLYDYLPKTILTFWSTAPIIPAPDVPIHFESHLFLESPKGDWFHQERRWQLFLTELGRWIEKKWEVIIFVNNEGEESRLKEILNNQGIPTEKILFYRSPLLKGFSWPAAKLAILTDAEIFGRYQNQKILLHGQENKDYQQKPSSSDIFEQWKEGDIVVHLQHGICKFMGIKTMDGTNSEMVELEFDQKAKLYVPIDQAYLISRYIGGTKKLPKLDSLGGTRWIRAKNAAQKAVTDLAERFLKINAEREVLEGFAFPKDDHWQREFEEAFIYEETPDQLKAIEETKQDMESKKPMDRLICGDVGFGKTEVAIRAIFKAIMGGKQAVFLAPTTVLAKQHFNTLTERFADYPIRTALLCRFVKNSEEKETLCGLKNGTIDVVVGTHRLLSTDVEFKNLGLIVIDEEQRFGVLQKEKWKERFRLIDVLLLSATPIPRTLYLAMAGARDMSLIETPPPNRYPIETIVGPYDERIIRQAIERELNRGGQVYFLHNRIKTIEKVASRIKALLPSIKLDIGHGRMKKHELEEVMERFIEGKTDVLLATSIIENGLDIPNANTIIIDRADLFGLADLYQLRGRVGRSNQKAYAYLLLPRDLFIQTDAKKRIRAMQEHSQLGAGFQIALRDLEIRGAGNLLGTSQSGHISSIGFELYCKLLKKAIRKIQGKETSSLNECRVSLDFLIPEPGGGRHALAYIPFSYMEKRQDRLHAYRQLAEALSLQELEEIKLSWKDRFGTWPEPVEYLFSIVEIRIIAASRGIERVETEGEKLKLMRNNEFLFTKQGKYPRLIEAEPKDKILQIKKWLETF, from the coding sequence ATGACTTTTTCTTTCGAAAAATGGCTGGATCACCCTTTGTTAAAACAACATCATCAACACCTGTTTGAGCAAAGCAACTGGCGTATCGACTCCTTGCCCATATCCGCTCAATCTTTTCTCCTCGCTTCTTTTCTTCATGAGTATCATACACCACTGCTACTGATCGCTGAAAACATAAAAAAAACCAACGAACTTGCTCTTGGTTTAGAATGCTGGGGGCAACCTTATCTTATCCTTCCCGAAATTGAGCCTGCTTCGACAGGAGTCTTGGTGGATCCAACATTGCTAGCCGAAAGATTAAGGACAGCTTATCGGCTTTTGGATTTTTCATCTGGAGCCATTATTACTACCGAACAGGCCATAGCCGAAGCCCTGCCTTCTCCAGGACTTTTAAAAGAAAAACGCCAGCCAATTCGAGTCGGAGATACGCTAGATAGAAGCATCTTGATGGAAAAGCTTATCGATGCAGGTTATGAAAGAGTCGATACTGTAGATTGTAGAGGTCAGTTCACGGTACGTGGAGCGATCATAGACATATTTTGTTGGGATAGTCTCTATCCACTCAGAACGGAATGGGAAGGCAATAGAATTGTTTCTCTAAGACAATTTAATCCTATCACTCAACGTTCTTTCAAACCAATTGCAGAATCCTTCGTTTGCTTTTTCAATATTGAAGAAATAGAGAAAGGCAAATCCTCTCTCTATGATTATTTGCCTAAAACCATTCTTACGTTCTGGTCTACAGCTCCTATAATTCCAGCTCCAGATGTACCCATTCATTTTGAAAGTCATCTTTTCCTTGAGAGTCCAAAAGGAGATTGGTTCCACCAAGAAAGAAGATGGCAACTTTTCCTTACTGAACTTGGGAGGTGGATAGAAAAAAAATGGGAAGTGATTATTTTTGTCAATAATGAAGGAGAAGAGTCCCGTCTCAAAGAAATTTTAAATAATCAAGGCATACCTACTGAAAAGATTCTCTTTTATAGGAGTCCTCTTTTAAAAGGATTTTCATGGCCTGCAGCTAAGCTTGCAATTCTTACGGATGCTGAAATTTTTGGAAGGTATCAAAACCAAAAAATTTTGCTGCATGGTCAAGAAAACAAGGATTATCAACAAAAACCTTCAAGCAGCGATATTTTTGAACAATGGAAAGAAGGAGATATCGTCGTTCACTTGCAACATGGGATCTGCAAGTTTATGGGCATCAAAACCATGGATGGAACTAACTCTGAAATGGTTGAACTTGAGTTTGATCAGAAAGCAAAGCTTTATGTTCCCATAGACCAAGCCTATCTTATTTCTCGATACATTGGGGGCACAAAAAAACTGCCCAAGCTCGACTCTCTAGGAGGAACCAGATGGATAAGAGCTAAAAATGCTGCACAAAAAGCGGTTACAGATCTTGCCGAAAGATTTCTCAAGATCAACGCAGAAAGAGAAGTTCTGGAAGGGTTTGCTTTCCCTAAAGATGATCATTGGCAAAGGGAATTCGAAGAAGCCTTTATTTATGAAGAAACTCCAGATCAACTGAAGGCTATAGAAGAAACAAAGCAAGATATGGAAAGCAAAAAGCCTATGGATAGGCTTATATGCGGCGATGTCGGTTTTGGCAAAACAGAGGTGGCGATTCGGGCAATATTTAAAGCGATAATGGGGGGCAAACAAGCCGTTTTTCTTGCTCCCACTACTGTCCTTGCCAAGCAGCATTTCAATACTCTTACTGAAAGATTTGCTGATTACCCGATACGAACAGCTTTGCTTTGTCGTTTTGTTAAAAACAGCGAAGAAAAAGAAACGCTTTGTGGGCTAAAAAATGGAACCATAGACGTTGTCGTCGGAACACACAGGCTTCTGTCAACTGATGTGGAGTTCAAGAACTTGGGACTGATTGTCATTGATGAAGAACAACGATTTGGTGTTTTGCAAAAAGAAAAATGGAAAGAAAGATTTCGATTAATAGACGTATTATTGCTTTCAGCGACACCTATACCTCGAACCCTTTATTTAGCCATGGCCGGAGCCAGGGACATGAGTCTGATTGAAACCCCTCCTCCCAATCGTTATCCCATCGAGACCATTGTCGGTCCTTATGATGAAAGAATCATCCGGCAAGCAATCGAAAGAGAATTAAATCGAGGGGGACAAGTTTACTTTCTGCACAATCGGATAAAAACCATTGAAAAAGTTGCATCTCGTATAAAAGCTCTTTTGCCTTCTATCAAATTGGATATTGGACATGGAAGAATGAAAAAACATGAACTTGAAGAGGTTATGGAAAGATTCATAGAAGGTAAAACGGATGTTTTGCTTGCCACAAGCATAATAGAAAACGGATTGGATATTCCCAATGCCAACACGATTATCATCGACAGGGCTGATCTGTTTGGACTTGCAGACCTCTATCAGTTAAGGGGAAGGGTAGGAAGATCAAATCAAAAGGCTTACGCTTATCTTTTGCTCCCACGAGATTTGTTCATTCAAACTGATGCCAAAAAACGAATCAGGGCCATGCAAGAACACTCTCAACTTGGTGCTGGCTTCCAGATAGCTTTAAGGGACCTGGAAATACGAGGAGCTGGGAACCTTTTAGGGACCTCTCAAAGTGGCCACATTTCCTCGATAGGATTTGAACTCTATTGCAAACTGCTAAAAAAAGCCATTCGAAAAATTCAAGGTAAAGAAACCTCATCTTTAAATGAATGCCGAGTCTCCCTTGATTTCTTGATTCCTGAACCAGGCGGGGGAAGACATGCTTTGGCTTACATTCCTTTTTCCTACATGGAAAAAAGACAAGACAGATTGCATGCCTACAGGCAATTAGCAGAAGCATTGAGCCTTCAAGAACTCGAAGAAATCAAGCTAAGTTGGAAAGATAGGTTTGGAACATGGCCAGAACCCGTAGAGTATCTCTTTTCAATTGTCGAAATCCGCATCATAGCAGCAAGCAGAGGTATAGAAAGAGTCGAGACCGAAGGTGAAAAGTTGAAGCTAATGAGAAACAATGAATTTCTATTCACAAAGCAAGGCAAATACCCACGCTTGATAGAAGCTGAACCTAAGGATAAAATTCTACAAATAAAAAAATGGTTAGAAACCTTTTAA
- the sufU gene encoding Fe-S cluster assembly sulfur transfer protein SufU, whose amino-acid sequence MDIQELYQEIILDHSRYPRNFGKPKEGNFVEAEGTNPSCGDSIRVFAQLDPQHQIIETICFEGKGCAICMASASLMTEVAKKKKIEQIKALKENLQGFLTGNEKLKEELPEELACLKGVRHFPIRVKCALLPWHALDKLLTHF is encoded by the coding sequence ATGGATATACAAGAACTATACCAGGAAATTATATTAGATCATAGCCGTTACCCTCGAAATTTTGGGAAGCCAAAGGAAGGAAATTTTGTCGAGGCCGAAGGCACAAATCCGAGTTGTGGAGATAGCATAAGAGTTTTTGCTCAACTCGATCCTCAGCATCAAATTATCGAAACGATCTGTTTTGAGGGCAAAGGCTGTGCCATCTGTATGGCTTCAGCTTCCTTGATGACAGAAGTTGCCAAAAAGAAAAAGATCGAACAGATAAAGGCTCTCAAAGAAAACTTGCAAGGTTTCCTAACGGGCAATGAAAAGCTCAAAGAAGAGTTACCCGAAGAATTAGCATGCCTTAAAGGGGTAAGGCATTTTCCCATCAGAGTAAAATGCGCTCTTCTTCCCTGGCATGCTCTGGATAAATTATTGACTCATTTTTAA
- a CDS encoding aminotransferase class V-fold PLP-dependent enzyme — protein sequence MEPIETFRKDFPILSQRVNGYPLVYFDNAATTQKPRQVIDALSNFFLSSNANVHRGLHELSNRATELLEESRQKIAHFIHAQGPEEIVFTKGTTESLNLVASSLGSLLKPAEGILLTEMEHHSNLIPWQQLAKQRGLRLFYLPIKDKEGGLQMEKLEEIFTHNRIAVFSFTHVSNTLGVINPVESLCSIARKHGVISVVDAAQSAGHRLIDVQKIGCDFLAFSGHKMCGPTGIGVLYGKKEWLEKIPPYQFGGNMVLEADFSDSRWKDPPHKFEAGTLPIAEAIGLKAAIDYLCQIGLDKIALHDEQIGSYAYSKISSLPCIIPLGPKGRRAGIVSFSIKGLHPHDFISFCDRYGIALRGGHHCNKPLLSKLGIDSTVRASFYFYNTQNEVDQFMEIAEKCLRFFKLPCN from the coding sequence ATGGAACCCATTGAAACTTTTAGAAAAGACTTTCCTATTCTTTCTCAACGGGTTAATGGTTACCCACTGGTATATTTTGACAATGCGGCAACAACTCAGAAGCCCCGACAAGTTATCGATGCCCTTTCAAACTTTTTTCTTTCTTCCAATGCTAATGTGCATAGAGGACTTCATGAACTCAGCAATAGAGCAACAGAGCTTTTAGAAGAGTCTAGGCAAAAAATCGCCCATTTCATTCATGCACAAGGTCCTGAAGAAATTGTTTTTACAAAAGGAACGACTGAATCGCTCAATCTTGTCGCTTCCTCTTTAGGATCTCTTTTAAAACCTGCTGAGGGTATTCTTTTGACTGAAATGGAACATCATTCTAATCTCATCCCTTGGCAGCAATTGGCTAAACAAAGAGGGCTACGACTGTTTTACCTTCCCATCAAGGATAAAGAAGGTGGTCTCCAAATGGAGAAACTCGAAGAGATTTTTACGCATAATCGCATAGCTGTTTTCTCATTTACTCATGTTTCAAACACCTTAGGGGTGATCAATCCGGTCGAATCTCTTTGTTCTATTGCCAGAAAACATGGGGTCATCAGTGTTGTCGATGCAGCGCAAAGTGCCGGACATCGACTGATAGATGTTCAAAAAATAGGGTGTGATTTCTTGGCTTTCTCTGGTCATAAAATGTGTGGGCCCACCGGAATAGGTGTTCTTTATGGGAAAAAAGAATGGCTTGAAAAAATTCCTCCTTACCAATTTGGCGGAAACATGGTTTTGGAAGCCGATTTTTCTGACAGTCGATGGAAAGATCCTCCTCATAAATTTGAAGCGGGTACTCTGCCCATTGCCGAAGCTATAGGCTTGAAAGCGGCAATAGATTATCTTTGTCAAATTGGGCTGGATAAGATAGCCCTACACGATGAACAAATAGGTTCATATGCTTACAGTAAAATTTCTTCTCTACCCTGCATAATTCCTTTAGGACCCAAAGGGAGAAGAGCAGGCATTGTTTCTTTCTCTATAAAAGGGTTGCATCCTCATGATTTCATTAGCTTTTGTGACCGCTATGGCATCGCGTTGCGTGGGGGACACCATTGTAACAAACCCCTGTTATCGAAACTGGGAATAGATTCTACTGTTCGAGCAAGCTTTTATTTTTACAATACCCAAAATGAAGTGGATCAATTCATGGAGATTGCCGAAAAATGTTTACGGTTTTTTAAATTACCCTGCAACTAA
- a CDS encoding acetate/propionate family kinase, whose amino-acid sequence MQQKNHSLILTINSGSTSLKVGLFDCENQTFILKGNIERIGLAQSFFRFKNQEDQTVIEECLQLKDHDEAIAKLFGFLGKNKFDENLLAVGHRIVHGGLLYSEPRLITSETVDNLKELVAFAPEHLPSQILAIESFRKQIPHVKNVGCFDTAFHRTIPFYARWYALPKPIRDMGIVRYGFHGLSCEYVMEELKKTEKEKALGKVIIAHLGGGASMTAVYNGQSIDTTMGFSPLSGLVMETRCGDLDPGAVLYLVKEKGLTASEVYNLLNSRSGLLGISGISSDMKELIEDTTKEAEQAIEVFVYQAKKHLGALVAILNGLDILVFTGGIGEHSALIRKRICENLDFLGIRLDPLRNESNKETISKENSPSKIKIIKANEELVIAQKTFKLISQGSLTL is encoded by the coding sequence ATGCAGCAAAAAAATCATTCTCTTATCCTTACTATCAACAGCGGGTCAACAAGTCTAAAAGTCGGACTTTTTGACTGCGAAAACCAAACCTTTATCCTTAAAGGTAACATTGAAAGGATTGGTCTTGCTCAAAGTTTTTTCCGATTCAAGAACCAAGAGGATCAAACAGTAATAGAGGAATGTCTTCAACTTAAAGATCATGACGAGGCCATTGCCAAGCTCTTTGGATTTCTTGGAAAAAATAAATTTGATGAAAACCTATTGGCTGTAGGCCACAGGATTGTCCATGGGGGTCTTCTTTACAGTGAACCAAGGCTCATTACTTCTGAAACAGTTGATAATTTAAAGGAACTTGTAGCTTTTGCTCCGGAACATTTGCCAAGCCAAATCCTAGCCATAGAGTCTTTCCGCAAACAGATTCCCCATGTCAAAAACGTCGGTTGTTTTGATACCGCATTCCATAGAACAATTCCCTTTTATGCACGCTGGTATGCTCTTCCAAAACCAATTAGGGATATGGGCATAGTGCGTTACGGTTTTCATGGATTATCTTGCGAGTATGTCATGGAAGAACTGAAAAAAACGGAAAAAGAAAAGGCTTTGGGAAAAGTCATTATTGCTCATTTGGGTGGAGGAGCAAGCATGACAGCGGTCTATAATGGACAAAGTATCGACACCACCATGGGATTTTCTCCTCTATCGGGATTAGTTATGGAAACCCGGTGTGGAGATCTCGATCCAGGAGCGGTTCTTTATCTCGTTAAAGAAAAAGGCTTGACTGCATCTGAAGTTTATAATCTGCTCAATAGCCGCTCAGGCCTATTAGGCATAAGCGGAATTAGTTCTGACATGAAAGAGCTTATCGAAGATACAACAAAAGAAGCCGAGCAAGCCATAGAAGTGTTTGTTTACCAAGCAAAAAAACATCTTGGAGCATTGGTTGCCATTTTGAATGGCCTGGATATTCTTGTCTTTACGGGAGGCATTGGGGAACATTCCGCCCTGATCCGCAAGAGAATCTGTGAAAACCTTGATTTTTTAGGGATTCGGCTAGATCCTTTAAGAAACGAATCCAATAAGGAAACGATTTCGAAGGAAAATTCCCCTTCCAAAATAAAAATAATCAAAGCAAACGAAGAGTTAGTTATCGCTCAGAAGACTTTTAAACTCATTAGCCAAGGCAGCTTAACACTCTAG
- a CDS encoding site-2 protease family protein: MKFSWKIGSIFGIQIYVHFTFFILLGWIAIVHYSERGRIEDAVLGVLFTLALFFIIVLHELGHAGAARLFKIHTKDITLLPIGGLARLEKIPEDPIQELIVAIAGPAVNLILALVFYILIVISGVPFDISQLDLIRGNLLAQFFWTNLILAGFNLIPAFPMDGGRILRGLLGIRMDFLHATRIAATVGQTIALVFGFIGLFSNPFLILIALFVWFGASQETNMAQVKFTLSKTSINQLMLREFHVLSPYDSLAKAVEMTLSTQQHDFPVVDNERLVGMLYRSDLLMGLMQRGQEALVSEVMTRDFPTVEASDKAEEVFSKIQSLSYSVIPVTQQGILVGLLTKENIAEFLMFHTAIAERKGKSFIQR; the protein is encoded by the coding sequence ATGAAATTTTCTTGGAAAATTGGATCGATCTTTGGAATTCAAATTTACGTTCATTTCACTTTTTTCATTCTTCTTGGCTGGATCGCCATTGTTCATTATTCAGAGAGAGGAAGAATAGAGGACGCTGTTCTGGGAGTTCTTTTCACCCTTGCCCTTTTTTTTATTATTGTTCTACATGAACTTGGCCATGCTGGGGCTGCTCGGCTATTCAAAATTCATACCAAAGACATTACTTTATTGCCTATAGGAGGTTTAGCCAGGCTTGAAAAAATTCCCGAAGACCCCATCCAAGAGCTAATTGTGGCGATCGCTGGACCAGCAGTCAATTTGATTTTGGCTTTAGTCTTCTACATCCTTATCGTTATCAGTGGCGTTCCATTCGATATTAGCCAGCTAGACCTCATCCGGGGCAATCTCCTTGCTCAATTCTTTTGGACTAACCTCATTCTAGCTGGATTCAATCTTATCCCCGCTTTCCCCATGGACGGAGGAAGAATTCTGCGTGGACTTCTCGGAATAAGAATGGATTTTTTACACGCTACCCGGATTGCTGCTACAGTAGGCCAGACAATCGCTTTGGTCTTTGGTTTTATCGGGCTTTTCTCCAATCCTTTCCTTATTTTGATCGCTCTGTTTGTATGGTTTGGAGCTTCTCAGGAGACCAACATGGCCCAAGTCAAGTTCACCTTGAGTAAAACATCCATCAATCAGCTCATGTTGCGGGAATTTCATGTGTTATCTCCTTACGATTCCCTGGCAAAAGCCGTTGAAATGACTTTATCCACCCAGCAGCATGATTTTCCTGTCGTCGATAACGAAAGGCTCGTCGGTATGCTCTACCGGTCGGACCTCCTTATGGGGCTCATGCAAAGGGGCCAAGAAGCTCTCGTATCCGAAGTTATGACTAGGGATTTTCCTACTGTTGAAGCATCGGATAAAGCCGAAGAGGTGTTCTCAAAAATTCAATCCCTTTCTTATTCGGTTATTCCAGTTACCCAGCAGGGAATACTAGTTGGGCTGCTCACAAAAGAAAACATAGCCGAATTTTTGATGTTTCATACGGCTATAGCTGAAAGAAAAGGAAAGTCTTTTATCCAACGATGA
- a CDS encoding RtcB family protein: protein MEMALLEKISDYCWQIPIQGKMRVPVIIYGSEKIIQAMDQKVAEQASNVASLPGIVKASFVMPDAHWGYGFPIGGVAAYDPEEEGVISAGGVGFDISCGVRTLLTGLQEKDIQPIKNKLADLLFKEIPAGVGSHGKIYLDKEQMNKMLVGGAKWAIENGYGLQKDLSRIEEEGCMPGADPHAVSNLAKERQAREMGTLGSGNHYAEVQVVGKIFDETIAKVFSLQQGDIVVSIHCGSRGLGHQIGTDYLKEMVVCAQKLKIDLPERELACAPITSELGKRYLGAMRAGINCAFANRQIITHLIRKVFLFFFPGIEMPLLYDVSHNTCKVEKHKVNGQLKELYVHRKGATRAYGPNQQEIPEDYRTVGQPVLIGGSMGTHSYILVGTTQSERLAFSSAVHGAGRAMSRSKALKEWKGKEIIRSLEEKGIIIRAVSERGVAEEAPLAYKDVSDVVEAAHKADLAKLVARLDPLICIKG, encoded by the coding sequence ATGGAAATGGCTTTGCTTGAAAAAATTTCCGATTACTGTTGGCAAATCCCTATCCAAGGGAAAATGCGCGTTCCAGTGATTATTTATGGCTCAGAAAAAATAATCCAGGCAATGGACCAAAAAGTTGCAGAACAAGCTTCCAATGTTGCTTCTCTTCCAGGTATTGTAAAAGCTTCTTTCGTAATGCCTGATGCTCACTGGGGTTACGGTTTCCCTATAGGAGGTGTGGCTGCTTATGACCCCGAGGAAGAAGGAGTGATCTCGGCAGGAGGTGTAGGATTCGATATTTCTTGTGGAGTGAGAACCCTTCTAACAGGGCTACAAGAAAAAGATATCCAGCCTATTAAAAATAAACTTGCTGATCTCCTTTTCAAAGAGATCCCAGCTGGTGTAGGCAGTCATGGGAAAATATATCTTGATAAGGAGCAAATGAATAAAATGCTTGTAGGGGGAGCCAAATGGGCGATAGAAAATGGTTATGGGCTACAGAAGGATCTGAGTCGTATCGAAGAAGAAGGATGCATGCCTGGCGCCGATCCCCATGCGGTTTCTAACTTAGCCAAGGAAAGACAAGCCAGAGAAATGGGCACACTCGGTTCAGGGAATCACTATGCTGAAGTTCAGGTTGTCGGCAAGATTTTTGATGAGACAATAGCCAAGGTATTTTCACTGCAACAAGGGGATATCGTAGTCAGCATTCATTGCGGCTCAAGAGGATTAGGACACCAGATCGGAACAGATTACCTGAAAGAAATGGTTGTTTGTGCTCAAAAGTTAAAAATCGACTTGCCAGAAAGGGAACTGGCTTGCGCTCCTATTACTTCTGAACTAGGCAAAAGATATCTCGGAGCAATGCGTGCAGGTATAAATTGCGCTTTTGCCAACAGGCAGATCATTACCCATCTCATTAGAAAAGTCTTTTTATTTTTCTTCCCAGGCATCGAAATGCCCCTTCTCTATGACGTGTCCCATAATACTTGTAAAGTAGAAAAACACAAAGTTAATGGACAATTAAAAGAACTCTATGTCCACAGGAAAGGAGCGACACGTGCTTATGGTCCTAATCAGCAAGAAATTCCTGAAGATTACAGGACCGTTGGTCAACCCGTGCTCATTGGTGGGAGTATGGGGACCCATTCATATATATTGGTCGGTACAACGCAGAGCGAACGGTTAGCCTTTTCTTCTGCAGTACATGGTGCTGGAAGGGCTATGAGCAGATCGAAAGCTTTAAAGGAATGGAAAGGAAAAGAAATTATACGTAGCCTTGAAGAGAAAGGAATTATAATCAGAGCGGTATCGGAACGTGGGGTTGCTGAAGAAGCTCCTCTTGCATACAAAGATGTGAGCGATGTTGTGGAAGCTGCACACAAAGCTGATCTTGCTAAACTTGTAGCCCGACTTGATCCTTTGATATGTATCAAAGGTTAA
- a CDS encoding archease → MNFSLVYSAAFRWETFPHMADIGIRGFGNSPKEALEAVSFALISVITDPQKIEPQRALNICCEADSYDLILYDWLNSLIFKMATENMLFCRFDICLSLPSLQGVVWGETVDRHKHSPAVEIKGATFSELFFGQGKDGLWIAQCIVDV, encoded by the coding sequence ATGAATTTTAGTCTCGTATACTCTGCTGCTTTTCGGTGGGAGACATTTCCCCATATGGCTGATATCGGAATAAGGGGATTTGGCAACAGCCCCAAGGAAGCTCTCGAAGCTGTCTCTTTTGCTTTGATTTCTGTCATTACCGACCCACAAAAAATAGAACCCCAAAGAGCTTTGAATATTTGCTGTGAAGCAGATAGCTATGACTTGATTCTCTACGATTGGTTAAATAGCCTCATCTTTAAAATGGCAACCGAAAACATGCTTTTTTGCAGGTTTGACATCTGCTTAAGCCTTCCCTCTCTTCAAGGAGTTGTTTGGGGAGAAACTGTTGACAGACACAAACATTCACCGGCAGTCGAGATTAAAGGAGCAACATTCAGCGAACTTTTCTTTGGTCAAGGGAAAGACGGTCTATGGATAGCCCAGTGTATTGTAGACGTCTAA